A portion of the Chiloscyllium plagiosum isolate BGI_BamShark_2017 chromosome 48, ASM401019v2, whole genome shotgun sequence genome contains these proteins:
- the serpine1 gene encoding plasminogen activator inhibitor 1 has protein sequence MTSRQTLQFLVTFLLAAAVNVCQATAGPPVSKLGTDFGIRLFREVAASAGERNVVLSPYGATALMGMAQLGAAGNTLKQLWSTMGYQLKDKGVPLALRHLQKDLTAKSNRDIVYSANSVFIQRNMQLPNAYLKNYRRAFNSWPKQIYFQDAAMATYLINKWVEIQTRGMIPKFLRPDVLDPVLTRMVLINAVYFKGLWKLPFPIEATHQRVFYKEDGTKILVPMMSQSAKLNASEFVTPSGVDYDVIELPYHGETLSMYIVAPIYKKVPLSALTDIITASLVDEWAQSLETVKRQLVLPKFSLESEVDLRKPLMALGITDIFNARKADFSKISTSEQLFVAKTLQKVKVEVNESGTKASAASAAILYERMAPFEVVIDRPFLFLVRHNPTGTILFLGQVMEP, from the exons ATGACCAGCCGCCAAACCCTCCAGTTCCTGgtcaccttcctgcttgccgccGCAGTCAACGTCTGCCAGGCCACAGCCGGACCCCCCGTCTCCAAGCTGGGCACCGATTTCGGGATCCGCCTGTTCCGGGAAGTGGCAGCATCGGCCGGCGAGCGGAACGTGGTGCTCTCACCGTACGGTGCGACAGCCCTGATGGGAATGGCTCAGCTCGGAGCTGCTGGGAACACCCTCAAACAGCTTTGGAGCACCATGGGATACCAACTGAAAG ACAAGGGTGTGCCGCTGGCCCTGAGACATCTCCAGAAAGATCTGACCGCCAAGAGCAACCGTGACATTGTCTACTCGGCCAACAGTGTGTTCATCCAGAGGAATATGCAGCTCCCAAATGCCTACTTGAAAAATTATCGCCGGGCATTCAACAGCTGGCCCAAACAGATCTACTTCCAGGATGCCGCCATGGCTACCTACCTCATCAACAAATGGGTGGAAATACAAACCAGAG GCATGATCCCCAAATTTCTCCGCCCAGATGTGCTTGACCCGGTTCTGACCCGCATGGTTCTGATCAACGCCGTCTACTTCAAGGGGCTCTGGAAGCTGCCATTCCCTATTGAGGCCACCCACCAGAGGGTATTCTACAAGGAGGATGGCACTAAGATCCTAGTGCCCATGATGTCGCAGAGCGCCAAGCTGAATGCCA gcgaGTTTGTGACCCCCAGCGGCGTGGACTACGACGTGATCGAGCTGCCCTACCACGGCGAGACCCTCAGCATGTACATCGTGGCGCCCATCTACAAGAAGGTGCCCCTGTCCGCCCTCACAGACATCATCACCGCCTCGCTGGTCGACGAGTGGGCGCAAAGCCTTGAGACCGTCAAGCGCCAACTCGTCCTGCCCAA ATTTTCCCTGGAAAGTGAGGTGGATCTGAGGAAGCCACTGATGGCCTTGGGAATAACGGACATCTTTAACGCAAGAAAGGCCGACTTCAGCAAGATTAGCA CAAGCGAGCAATTGTTTGTGGCAAAGACTCTGCAGAAAGTCAAGGTTGAAGTCAACGAGAGTGGGACAAAGGCATCGGCTGCCTCTG CTGCCATCCTTTATGAGCGCATGGCGCCATTCGAGGTTGTGATCGACAGGCCCTTCCTCTTCTTAGTGCGGCACAACCCCACAG GCACCATTCTCTTCTTGGGCCAAGTCATGGAGCCGTAG